GAGTAACTTGATCTCTGAAGCATGAAAGTGAAAGTACATAAATACCTAAATTTATGGATAATTTTGATTTCAAACTAGTATTTAcagtcaaaaaaatgaagatacttcatttaaacacagctgttcagTCCCTCCAGAGTCACAAACACATCAACGGTGTATATAATCTGTCAGACATGAACCAGTCAGGTTTATTGTAGATTGTAGACCGGGTTGTTCCTCAGCGGGGGCTGCCTGCTCAGAGGGATCAGCACCGTGACTGAGCACCATGTCGTGGAGGTGTTGTGTTTCCCAGGCAGTAAATTAAAGGGAGAAGACACTCCTGTCGAGAGGGCCCTCACTGGATACTTTCACAAAAATGGCAGTGTAATGGACCGGCGTACTCGTAGGCTTGTCTTGATAATTTTGGCTAAAGCTCTGCTGCTTTCCACAGAAGCTTCACATGTTTTTCGAACTATCTGTGTGATGGATGCgcaatgaaaagaaatgaaagattgTATTGAGCTTGTCGGACTGGAGTTAAAATGGCAAACCAGAGGAAATATTACCTGAAATATTTTTGAACTTTAGGTTGCCAGCAAAGTTGTGACTCACTATTGAGGCGATTCAAGGTCAAACAGCATGTGGAGTGACTGACTAGCTTGTTTTGTGATGAACTATATTAGAGCTGCTTATTAGAACTTAGTAAATTaatgattagttgccaactatttcaTTTGGAGTCCTTTTctaagaagaaaatgtcattattctctgattccagcttctgaaatgtgaatattttcaggtttctttagtatttgatgacaataaactgaatatctttgaggtgtggactgttagttgggacaaaacaagacatttgacgTTGTATTTTGGGCTCGATCGCcaattttctggcattttatagtcCAAACAAGTAATTGATTCATTGAgtaaataatcaacagaataGCTGATAATCGACCTAAATATAAGACAATGATCTATTGTGGATGTGTTATGTTTGAAAAGTGGGGGTTGTCGATATTATGTGTTTACAACATTAGATTCTTTTTGAATGCAGAGTATCAGTGCAACACCAGGTCCTACACAGGGTGTTGCATCACAGGTCCATTTATAGCGTGTTTTTAGTCAGTCGGTGCTAaaagtgtttgtgtctcagctcagtttaacctgctGGAGTTTCTCAAGGCTCATGTAACTGTTTTTCCGCCGTGGGAGGGGAAATAAATTAGCAAGGAgtgaaaatatgacttttttttttactgcgaAAACGATGAGGCCTAAATCATCAGTGAAGTTGTCCACTGATAGTTGTTTGTACATCCATGAGTATattgcaaacaggaactgaTAATGGCTAATTCAACATATGTTCAGTGGTAccaatttgccaaaatgtgaacaaatataAGTTTGAAAAGCCCTGTGTTAAGGGCTGAGGCTGCTCTTGTCTGTCATGTGACCCTCATCGTATTTGTTTCAGTTGTCTCTCACTGTAatggcaattttcatttttcaatgtcCTTTCTTTCCCTGTTTTTCCAGTTTGCCATTAATACACAGGTAGGTTAGGTTAGGAGTGATCTTATGCAGATTCAAAAACAGTTGGCTGccgtttagtttgttgttttattgaagtctTTGTACATGTCGTGAACATACCGGGTTTCTGTCCTACCAGCTGTAGTGTGCATCTGTTCCCGATCTGGTAAGAACTGTATGTGCTCCACCTGCCTGTGCCTCCCGTTTCCTGTCACCTATGCCCCTACATATACAACCCTGTGCATCTAATGACCGCCACCCAGTGTCCAAAATAATACTGCAAGTTATaactaaacaaatgacatgccaacaatcaacataaatggctcctacactcacaaacacagtATCTGACCCATGTTGGGCTGCCCAAGTGCATTATGGGAATGATTTAGACCTTGTGTTCATGTAGTGGAGAGCTTAAGAAGTGTAGGGTGACCAAATCAATTCATATCATGTTTTTAGGTGATACAGAACACagttgtatttcattttaaatagtCTACTGCTCTTTAGGTGTAAAGTTTATCAACCTTACTGAACATGTTGCAACAATAAGTAGTGCTATACAGTATAACAGTTGGATATCCTTCAGTGCAAACGAGTAAGAAAGACTTGGACAGCACACCtagtttactttttttaattgtcacTGCCATTGCAATTTGGCAATTAAAGCCTTTCTTATTCATTTTCACTACTTACAGGATTCAGCACACTGCTTTATTATTGTGAGTCGAGCACGTTGTATCACATTCCTTCAGTGCAAAACAAAAGATCAATTATCAGTAAAAACAGTAATCAGTACAGAGaggagacaatgaaatatgatgataCGAAGCTGCATATGTAGACTAATGAgtgtttgttaaataaatgcagcaaaaacatttgtgattgTAAATGAACTGTAACACATTTATTACATAAATTTCATACATACAATTGAGTACATACTCTCAGAAAAGATGAAATTGTACAGTGCATAGTGTACAACACTGAATATGTATATTTGCTCTCTTCAAAGACAGTGAATAAATATGACATAAATCATGTGATTACTCTactcagtttgattgacaggacagATGATCAGAGGGGCGGAGTTTTTACCACCATAATTAATACAGGGACAGAAGTATGGGTAGAGTTTGTCAGTGAAGGAGCAGCCAGTAAAGGAGTAGataagagctgcagcatctacgtcataaaaggagaccagaccctcctcataatccacaaacacccccaccttctgAAGCTGAGACTTCAGAGAGAGAATGACTGGAGGACCAGCAAGAGCTTTGtactcatttccatttctcaaACATATAGTCCAGTAACCATCCTGAGGTGTCAGTGTGATTTGTCCCTTCCTGTTGATCGACTCTCTGGCCACTCCTAAATCCCATTTAGTCTTCTCTTTAACCTGAACCTCAAAGTAAAATCTGCCTGAAGAGAAACTCTGATTCCCTAAAACATTAACACAATCAGAAAATCTCTTTGGGTTGTCTGGGAGATTCTTCCACACGTCACCATGATTTACTTGTTTcccatcatcagacaggatgagttcaggatgtgctgtatcaggatcaagagtcacatccactgcaTACTGCTGGACCCTCTTCAGCTCGACCTCAAAcagcttcttcatctctttactgagcGTCTTCTCCAGCTGAGTCACAGCTCTCACCACAGTCCCCTCATATGATGGCGGACGGACACTgacctctgtccagtctttggtggGTGGAGCAGCTTTCAGGGACGGGAagttttggaggaggtggaggtggtcttcAGAGCGTGAGAGCTTTTCCACCTCAGACCTTCTCTTTatcagctcagagatttcctgttccagctctttgatgaagtcttcagcctgtttctctgtcgttCTTTGCTTCTCTTCAATCATCTCAATGAGCTCATTCAGGCTTCTCTCAACAGACTCCTTCAGAGCGGTGAAGACCTGAACaccttctgctttctctctgtctgcatcttccttactgaggtcaacagagtgtttgatctcttgaatcttcagtcgtctcttctggatcatctgctgaatttcagcctctgtcttccccagctctgccttctttcCTCCATATCCTTCTTTCAGAGGAACAAACTCATGTGTCTTGTGGTCAGAATAGGTGCTGCtggctttctgttgagcttcctgTCTGAACTGAGAAACCATCTCTGAGATGAAAGTGTTGACGTGAAGCTCAGGTCTTGTGTAGAAAACCTTTTTACACATGGGACACTTGCAAGGGACATTAATATTCCAGTATTTAttgatgcagtttttgcagaagttgtgtccacatggtgtgctgactggatcagtgaacacatccagacagatggagcacagaaactgatcttcagatagcagacagctggcagcagacatatCTACATATGtagtgtgaaagaaaaaaaaaacacattctttattttgtttcaaaagAAAGATGTATGTTTACTGCTCCATCAAGTATCCCATGTGATATTTCGTAGTTATTTTTGAATTAAATATGCAGTGAGCAACCTTAAGCATTTAAGACGAGCTGGCAAGCCCAAATAATTTTCTCCAGTGTTGCACAGCCAGGTTAAAGGTCTTGTTCACCTTTAATGTTGTATGTGTGCTGgtttacacaaacacagtaagcgactgtcatctgcagctctttatctaacagctcattgtggctgtttctgcttgtactattcttccatacaatctttaaaatgaaccactgacaacataacacagaatatgtccatatcttgttgtgtagaCCAACTGTTATTGAAGAATAgcactgctaacaaagctctgctaacttGGTGACAAACACCTTTTAttacctgcagctgcttcacaataaaatctGCTGCTTGTTGGtagaaagcttttaatgtgaaacagctacaggaaatagaatgcagtgtgtctgtaggAAGTGATCAGTAAATAGTAATAAGACCAGGAAGGTTGGAGTGAAGCTGaactccaaaccacagagattcagttacaagttacaaaagtcctgagaa
The DNA window shown above is from Thunnus maccoyii chromosome 2, fThuMac1.1, whole genome shotgun sequence and carries:
- the LOC121905980 gene encoding nuclear factor 7, brain-like; the protein is MSAASCLLSEDQFLCSICLDVFTDPVSTPCGHNFCKNCINKYWNINVPCKCPMCKKVFYTRPELHVNTFISEMVSQFRQEAQQKASSTYSDHKTHEFVPLKEGYGGKKAELGKTEAEIQQMIQKRRLKIQEIKHSVDLSKEDADREKAEGVQVFTALKESVERSLNELIEMIEEKQRTTEKQAEDFIKELEQEISELIKRRSEVEKLSRSEDHLHLLQNFPSLKAAPPTKDWTEVSVRPPSYEGTVVRAVTQLEKTLSKEMKKLFEVELKRVQQYAVDVTLDPDTAHPELILSDDGKQVNHGDVWKNLPDNPKRFSDCVNVLGNQSFSSGRFYFEVQVKEKTKWDLGVARESINRKGQITLTPQDGYWTICLRNGNEYKALAGPPVILSLKSQLQKVGVFVDYEEGLVSFYDVDAAALIYSFTGCSFTDKLYPYFCPCINYGGKNSAPLIICPVNQTE